The stretch of DNA TCCTGCCGGACGCAGCTTCCTGGTCACGAGGCGCAACCAAGTGGCAACATGTGGCGCCCCGGCCACCCGAGGCGAGGTGGCCACCCTCTGCGGCCACAGCGGAGCCGGGGTGTCCATGCTGCAGGCTCCTGCGTGCCACTGCGGGGCCGGCCGACCTGGGCACCGCCTCCTGCCCAACACCCGGGTCCGCCGGACCTGCTGCCACCTGCTTCTGTGCAGCTGGTGGACGAGGAGTGGCTTTTACCTTTTCACCTGAGTGTTTCCACATGCGCACTGTGGCCGTGCAGACGTGTGTGGGCCGGCCTCGGACTGCAGGCGGGCCCCTGGTGGGGTCCCGCAAGGTGGCACGGTCAAACAAACGTCCCAGCTGCCAGGAGGGGCGGCTGAGCAGGGAGGGACCGCAGTTGGGGGGCAAAcgagggaggcccagggcagggagcgGGGGTCTGCGGTGTGGGGCCTGAGCAGTGGGAGGGGCGCTGCCGGCTGGCCCGCACCCGGGGAAGGCGTGGAGGGGAAAGCAGCGTGGGCGGCAGGCTGGGGCGGCAGCGccgcgggtgggcggggcctgagcaGCCGCCGCAGTGACGCTCTGCACGCGCTGGCGTGGGGGGAAGCGGATGCTGGGGTGGCACCGTCACCACGGACTCGGGGGCCAGCCCTCAGCCGTGACCCCGGGGGCGACGGCACTGCAGAGGCTCCTGAGCCGGAGCGTGAGCCACCTCTGTGTTGGCGGGACGGCGCGCTCCGCCGCACTGCGGGCTCACGGCTCAcggctcggggcggggggggcgggggggggcgggggggcagagtCCAGATGGCACGCGCagccgggggcggcggggggccaGCTGGGTGGTCTGGGCGGTCTGGGCCAGGGCGGAGCTTCTCTGTGACCCAGTGAGGGTCCCTCTGAGGGCCCAGGAACAGCGCCTGGGGGCACCCTGGCCCCCAGCGGGGCCCCGGCTGCTCACAGAGACGGTATCCTCGTCCCtaagctggggggggggtggggggcggaaaGGGCCCCGGAGCCGTGTCTGGCCCGGTGTCCGCCCTACTCAGAGACAGGCCTCCTGAGGCCGGCCGGTCCTGCCACAGCGGCCCGCCAGCTCGCCGACTCCCTCCGCACCTGCTTTCTGCTCTCCTTGGAGGCCTGCCAGTTGCCGCAGGGCGGGTCCTCGGCCCCGGGGCACTCGGGGAAGACGGCGTCTCTGTGGCTGCCCGGAGCCTGCTTCTCCGCCGCcctgcggggagggagggggagcgaCAACCCCTGAGGGCCGCCTGCGCGGCGCCGGCCTCGCTGTCTCCCCGGGCGTCTACCCTGCACGTGGTCACTGCCTCCGCTCCTCCCCGGGAGCTCCTCGAGGACCTTTTCCCCCTCGCTGTCTCCGCCCCACAGCCTCTGGGCTGGAGCCAGGGGACTCTGTGAGTTGTGGGTGTGGCCCTGCCACAGGCCCGCCCCTGCCCGGGACTTGAGGTCGGGGTCAGACTTCAGCTGCACGGTCACACGCAGGAGTGGCCGGAGGTGTGGGGTCAGAGGCTGTGGGCATGCACttcctgtaacagggtgcagcccagaggggagccccaaatagggatctgtaataagatccagaagagcctggagacaaccggctccacaccacagggccacacctgcccggaatctggcagctggaGCCAATTGTgggagtgtaacagggtgcagccaaggggggagccccaaatagggatctgtagtaagatccagaagagcctggagataattggctccacaccacagggccacacctgcccggaatctggcagctggagccaattgtgagaggagccagaaatggggctgcagaggaagattggcgccgggatttaaaccgagacgcagcagccatttgaggggggagaaccttgcgcagccctgcaagagagaaccccacagctttggcagagtgaagactcccttggccctgagaggagaaggagaagcacgcggacttgacggagtgtagactcctgcagccctgagagaaggagaaccacacggcagccctgagaagagaaccacgcggcctggcagagtggggctcccacagctttagaagggggaaccaccacctggttttagcagagatcctggcgactcagccgagggtgccgggaacccagggaggtctcccagtagagagggagttctaactgggaagaaccagaagactacctaagccatggacttctatttccttccctgagatacggtactctggactgggcaaagggggaaggaaggaaggactgtgtctgttggtgctttaagggactttaggatttttggtgaagacattaggtccctactttaagtctgtacagcattaaataaacgtttcctttccttttcacaaatctctggcattgagagacgtctttcctctggcggcggacataatggatctgggggcttctttcaataatagtgtatcatccaggcccccccttgtttgttctgtaacattcccACGCTGGGTGCACACGACGCCCACTCGGACCTCACAGCCAGCTCACCCCGTTCACCCTGGGGCGTGcggaccccgccccccccatctTAACAAGGGAGCGCTGGGGGTGTTTCGGAAAAGGGCGGGTCAGACAGAGCGCTGACCGGGGCCCTCTGGCCCGCCCCGCAGTCTCCTGAGCACCCACCTCTGCTCCCGGAAGTAGGGGTGCTGCAGGGCCTGGTGGGCCGAGATTCTCTCGTCGGGGTCATAGGCCACCATGGCGCGCAGCAGGCAGAGGCCTTGCGGGGACAGGCTGGCCGTCGGGAGAGGTATCCCTGAcccctttttaaaaggaaaatcaaaactcATAGCTCTCGACCTGCATTGGGAGCCCAACGACAACAAGCGGTCACGCCGTTACTGAGCGCACGCGGCCGTCGTCACGACGACTCTACAGGGCCCTGCACTGGGGGCCAGACCTCGACCCAAGGGGCCCAAGGGGCCCGGCCGTGCAGCGCCCAAACCACAGCACGTGCCGCCCGGGCTCGGCCCCGTGGGGACGGTGGGCTCACGGTGCGGGGCCAGGTCCTCGCGCTGGCAGACGTGCCCCGGGGGTGCCGCCAGCGGTGCTGGGGGGGTCTcttctctgtcctcccctccccccagctctgctgccagcCCCAAACTGCTCTAACGCGTGCGGTCTTGGGGTGTAAAGGAGGGGCAGCGGTGAGGCCCGTGTGCGGTGGACGGAAGAGGAACGCCCTTCCTCAGACAGACCGATACCGCGCTTCCACCCgaggacagggggagggagggagcttcCCCAGCAGCTGTCACTCCTCGCCTTCCTTGGTCTTGGGGCTGCTGGGTGCCGCCCACCCCTCAGCCCACGGGCCCCCCTGGGGGCCCCACTCCctggctcttcttcctctttgaCCAGCTCAGCGCCCTAGTGTCCTGGCGCCCTGGCCAGTGCCGGGGTGTGGGTGAAGCGGGGCGGCCACTCGCAGCCCTCCTGCACGGGCCGGGCCAGGGGCCTCGCCCACCCGAGGGCCCTGCACTGGGTCGGTGCCCAGGCTGCTGCCCGCAgcggggtggtgggggctgtCCCATGACACTCTCGGCAGAGCGCCCCCCTGGGGCTCTGAGGGACTTGCAGCCCCTTTGGCAGCAGCGGGGACCCCGGTGGACTGAGgggccccacccctggccccctgGCTGCCCCCACGGGACCCTCGGGGCCACGGGGCACTTACTGCTTGAACTTGGTGAGGGTCTTGGCGGGCGGGGTGCCCATGACGTCGTGGATCTTCGAGATCTGGTCCAGCTCGTTGACCCCGGGGAagaggggctgcaggctggggggaCGTGACGGGTCTGTGGTCAGGGCCGTCCCCGCCACCCTGGTCATCCCAACCCCGAGGCCCTGCGACGCCCATCCAAAGTATCCACGGCCTTGGAGCACGAGAGAGGGCGGCTCTCCGCACTTTTGGCTTCAGTGGAGTCACCCATCCGAGTGATCCGGGGTCAAAGGTGTGCACTTGCGTCTGGACCGGTCACGCAGCCAGCGGGGGAGGTCGCAGGAGGCCTGGGCCCCGCCCTCCGGCCCGTCCTGTGCTGGTGTGCATCCCCCCAGACGGTGAGCGCGCCCCACGCCTGAGCGCCCGCTGTGAGCCATCAAGGACCCGGCCTGGGCACCTTCGggctgccccccggcccccctcctcccttcttgcCAAGCCGGGGCGAAGCCCCAAGGCCAGGGTGTCGGGCCCGGGGCCACCGCTCACGCCCCCACGGCGGGACCCACAGGTGGCGGTAACAAGTTTCCGCTCAGTTCCTAGCTGGGCGGCCGGTCATTTCACCGACGCCGCGGAGGCAGAGGCCCCGGGCGGGGGGGTGCCGGGGGAGGAAGGGACGGACCGCCTCCTGTTCTCCGTCACCAGCAAGCAGGAAATGTGCCAACAGGAAGCAGGGTCCCACGGAAAGCAGGCACAGCCCCGGGACGACCGTGACACCGGGCGGCAAAGggggccccccctccccggggaagCCTCGCCGCGGCGCTACCTGGCCATCTCGTAGAGGACGCAGCCGGCGCTCCACAGGTCCATCTTGTAGCTGTAGCAGCCGTCCGTGAGCAGGCACTCCGGGGCGCGGTACCAGCGGGTGGAGATGTACTCGGTGTGCGGCTGCTCGGCGTAGACGCTGCGGCAGGACCCGAAGTCCCCGAGCTTCAGGACGTcctgctgtgggggggggggggggggaggcagggacagtgccacctgtcgggggtggggggagggctgttGCGCCGTGGGCCACCCCCAGCAGTCACGGCCGTGGTGGGGGGTGGTCACCAGCACCTGCCCGGCTTGTAAAATGCAAATTCCCGGCTCTCTGTCTCTAAGCACCTGGAGGTGCCCCTAACAGGTAAGGAGGCGGGGCTTCCCTTCAGCAGACCGTGTTGACAGGTGTTCTGGCTGTGCGTTACCAAGCTTTCCAAATGGCCACAGGTCCCGGAAAATGTTAGGTCTCAGTGCCAGGCTGCGAATGAGCCTCACCCCGCGGTCAGCTGCCGCGTCACCTGCCCGGGGGCGGCTCGGCCTGCCTGGCATCCGTGGGCTCTTTCTTTGGAGCAGGTCGGGCAGGCCCGGGAAGCGGGTTTCAGGATATCCCTGCCGTTCTCCTTGCCCCTCACTCTCAGGTAGTAGAACCCAGGCTGTCGGT from Phyllostomus discolor isolate MPI-MPIP mPhyDis1 chromosome 1, mPhyDis1.pri.v3, whole genome shotgun sequence encodes:
- the MOK gene encoding MAPK/MAK/MRK overlapping kinase isoform X1 — translated: MKNYRVIGKIGEGTFSEVVKMQSLRDGHYYAGKQMKQPFESSLEQANSLREVRALRHLNPHPHILTLHEVVFDRKSGSLALICELMDMNIYELIRGRRRPLSERKVARYAYQLCRALDHVHRSGIFHRDVKPENILIKQDVLKLGDFGSCRSVYAEQPHTEYISTRWYRAPECLLTDGCYSYKMDLWSAGCVLYEMASLQPLFPGVNELDQISKIHDVMGTPPAKTLTKFKQSRAMSFDFPFKKGSGIPLPTASLSPQGLCLLRAMVAYDPDERISAHQALQHPYFREQRAAEKQAPGSHRDAVFPECPGAEDPPCGNWQASKESRKQVRRESASWRAAVAGPAGLRRPVSE